CTACTACAACGTTTGTCTGGCTCttgtgagggaggggcgatgacggtggcaCTCCTCCGGCTTGCTCCAGTGGTTGTACTCGTCGCTGGGTGTCTACAGACCTAGATGTAATTTTCACTTCTGGCTTCTTTGTATTACCTTGACAGacgatgaatagattgaaagtttttctgcaattttttttatcaaaagcAACCAACCGTTGCAGGTTGGGGTGAGGTGGCTATTTATAACTGGAGCAATTATGAGGTGTGAAATGACCAATAGGGGCTTGCACCACTCAATGGTCAACCGACACGTGTCCCAACAGCCGGATTTCAAACTCAAGTGACAACTTTACTTGGGAACAAGTAAACTGACACAACTACTTGTGGTATTCTCTCGCGGTCTAGGAGAACTAGTCTATGACTTTGAAGGAAAAACATGATGCACGATGAGATTTATCTCAACTTCACTGGGAGATGGATTAATGATTGAGCATTCAAATAAGACCTAAATCTCGACTAACATGTGAACCCCCTTAATAGTATGGTTTGCCTCGTGACTCGAAGATAGAAAATGAAACTAGAAAAAGAACTacttcttcttcaccgtcttcaTTTCTCTCGCAGTAGTCAATTGTTCCTCAAACAGCATACCAAACCTATTGCTCTCAACAACAATTTTTAGGGTCATCTCTTACACACAATCTCCTTGATAGCATACTCCTCAATAGCTCAGCAATCTACTCTGCAGTGCAGATAATGTCCGCGTAAGTTTTAGCAAACTTCTCAATGACTCCAGGGATCATATTACcttgtgtgcactagcaaacacattagtACCTTAGCTATTTTCTCCAACAATCTGCAAAACACTCAAGGGGCACTAGATTGCACTTAGAAAttcacatatacttcttcctcTTTCATTCTTCTTTTTTGCTACTTCATCTATAAATAATACCAAAATCATGATAACAATACTATAAAGTAATTATTAATCACATATCGAAAGATCCACCACAAGAATTACATGACGATCAAAATCATATATGTGAACTATTAAACTAAGGCATGGTGAGAGATACGCTAGATAGCTAATACTACAAACCCATGGTCAAGGAGGTGAATTCCCCTCTAGTAGTGTACCATAGAGGGGTTGATTGCTCCCTTGGCATGGCTCCACTGAATCATTAATATTACGATGAAGAGCAGCGAATTTTTTTTGTCAAAGTTTAGGGTTCTAGAGTTACATAGATGTACCATAACACCAAACTCCCACATGTGCGGGTGCCCATTCGACACACGTCTAGAACCGACCAGGATGAGGGTGTAGTTGACCTCATTACTAAAGACGCATGCGTGTCTACAAATGTTGGTGGCAAAATTTAAACTTTCACGGTGGGGTATCGAACTGCATGCACTAATCTAAGTTTGAATTGACGTGGGCAGAGGAAGCAGGGGCGTTGCACAATTATTTATTGTGTACATTGGGTTTGAAGTTATAATCTTTTGGTTGCAAGTTGTACAAAACATAACTTTTATGGAGTGAGAATGTCATGAGTATAATGcccgactctttttttttgctTTCAATTGGACTTTTGGGTGAATTGGTTAGTGTATGCAATTCTACATAATATCAAAGCCAAAGAGCCTTGAATTTAAAGCTAGGTTGGCGCACTTTGAGTAAAAAAACAGTAACCCATTTTTGGTCCACTTTTAGGCATAAGAGCTGACACACGATGATGGGTGTTACATATAAGTGTATTGTCCATAGTTTTTATTCAGCTGCAACTTACTACCAAGGGGTTCTATGCGCAAAACCTATTGAATACAATAAATAATTGTGACATGCCCTCGGTTCCACAGAATACCTTATTCATTTTATATATGAGATTACACTTTCATTTCATATATGGGGTACATGACATTTTGCATCACTTGCACCACAAATTATGAACTAATTAATTCAAAGTATCCTCTCAAAACCTAGCAAATACAAAATATATTGCCTTACATGATATGGAATGTTAGAAATCTATAATGGGTATCAGAAAGCAGGAAGAGGGAAAAGGCAATCACAAACCAATTAAACAGTTGAACTTGGACTGATACAGATGACAAGGTCACGGACATTATGCTCGGCTCAAGTACTGATGAGGTAGGGAGGGAACTTCGCAACTTAGCTGCTGAGtattagagcaagtataataatgGGCTTATAGCCGAAAGTGATGTTTTGAGCTCGAGCCCAGATGCTCTCGTTATCCCCATCGTCAACTCCCTCCAAGATTCCCGACCTGGGATGTATAGCATCAAGTATTCCTTTTGTATTACACCAGTTCTCTGTCCCCTTGGCCAACGTCTTTTCAAATAATAAATGTGACGCCGTCCAGACCGTGTCGACCGGCTCGGATGTGCATTACGATATGAGCCTTCTCCGTCGAGATTCTGTACCAACGGGCTGACTAGTTGCAGCCATGCCCGTCCGCTCATGGTTATGTATGGGTCTTGCTCGATTCTGCTGCCTATGTATTTCAAAATTTGAACTGATACGAATCTCCTTCACAAATTAGCAGACATGGGGAAACACATGTCCATAGGGCCGTCATTAATGCATAACGCATGCATTAACCTTATTCAGGAGTTGTGCGTTTCTACAAATTCAGATAGCTCAGTTCAGCTAATGACGAGATGGAACTGCAATCCAACATGCAGCACCACCACCACACTGTTGCATATAAATCACGCCCACACCAGCGAGTTGAACTTGTACATAATCACACGTCGACATCTTAGAAGTCTGGAAAAACTATTGTGCTTAATCGTCCCCATGGATTCATAGCCAACATGTTCTTCCTAAACATGTTTTGTGATTACTTTCTCCCCCTGCACACATTATAACTAACAAGTCTGGACACGTACCAGAAAATGGAGATGATACGTGCCACCATATCTCATTGCCCATGTGCCATACATTCAGCCCTCGTTGTAAATGATCATGTGTCACACATGTTCATCCAATGGTTGTCAACTCACCATCCGGGCCAAACTCAGCAAAACCTTATCCTGTAAGGAGATCCAGTGTTGGCACCATTTGATTGAAACATTTACAGTAGAGGGACATCCAATTCACATCACCGTTCATGCGCCATCCAACAGCAGCAAGGTGGAAACAAATACGAGTAACAACAATGTGTGCTGTGCGGCCAAAAAACAACACGCTCGCTGACCGTCACCATTGCTCGCCCTCGCTGCTGGGAGGATGACTGCCACTTCCATGGCTGCCCCGAAGATAGAGGGTGACTGCCGCTACCACGCCCGCACCATCGTAAGAGAGAGGGCGACCACTGCCAAGGCTGCACCATGCCGCAAGGTTGCGTCGCTATCTCGAGAGGCACCAAGCAAGTGCCACGTCGCTGACCCCGCACCATCGCAAGAGGACGGTCGCGGCTGCCACGCATGCAGCACTCCGTCGAGGACACACTGTCGTGGGAGACGCCAAGCTAGCCTGAAAACTGAGAGCAAATTGTTAACTGGTTTACATGCAAAGCAGCAGAGTTTCAGGTTGTAAACTGACTTGCAGGAAACAACAGGAGAGTTTCAGATTGTAAACTAATTTCAGAGCAGATCATTGACATTATATATTTTTGGGCATATCAATGATGGTGTAAATTGAGAGTAGGTCATTGACATTGTCAACTTGGGAGCATATCACTTGATGTTGTAAAACTGATAATAGAATTGAGGATGGCAAATAGGGATTGAGATCACTCAGTGTGGTTTTTGTGAATGAATGCTATAACTGAATGGGCTGAATTTTGGAGACTTTGGTCACTGAATTGAACATCACTGTGAGATGCAAGTGGCAAAAGGGAACTGAATTGAGCTGCAGCATAATTGTATATTACAGAATGGCAAAATGAACATAACAAAATTGAGCATCACACACAAGAGCATAGCAGCTCATCCTCAAGCAGGCCGGCAATCGATTACTTTGTTCATACGTGCGCTGCCTCGCCGCCTTTCCTACTTCGCCTTTGTCGGACTGGGCCGCATCACCCTTCTGGGCCGATGACGTTGTGTGTCCATGGGCATTGCTTGCTGCCACCGGATGGCGCATGACGGTGATATGAATCTGATGTCCCATAGTCGTTTCAGCTAAGTCAGAGGATCTCACAATTTGTCCCCATCATCGGCACAATTACATTCTCCGTGGAATTGTCCGCGAATTCCTTTATTGCTTTCTCGAAAGTGGTCACCCTATTTGGACAAAGTGTACTGCCGGTGCCGTTGAGCCGGCCCGTACTCTGCCCAAATATGTCTAAATAGAAGTCCACATACCATTCGACAGTGACATCACTAGATTGTAAATTATTCAATGCCAGAATAGCAATACAGACTAATATCCACCAAATTACTGCCCACAACTGAAACCCACATATCAAGTTTTACTGAAGTGGCGTTTCCAACAGTTGCGCAAGTGGAAGGAAAAAAATTACTTTTCTAACACAAGTCACCCATAGAGCTCCCAAATCTATATGCAGGCTGCTAGTAGACTAACTGTGAACACCACATACTTCCATGTCAATGACGCACACCAAGCAAGTGGAAATCAATAGGATTTTTTCAGTTATGCACTAACCTCTTAGCCCACCCCGGGCTTGCTGGTCGACTGTGCGGACACCGGGTGTGAGTTCTTCCTTCCTCCAACCATGGCTTCTTCATCCCAGATCTGCGCGCCTACACTCAAGACTGGCGCCGACGCTTGTTCCAGCTTCCCCACCAAAGCAGCCACCGTGGAAGGTGGCAGATCCATGGGGGGCTTCATTGTCCTCCACCTCTTAAAGCACAGGGGATCTGGTACGGATACACAACAGATAGCATATTCAGCAAACATCCTACTCCAAATTAGTTAAGCCAAACCAAAGATTCCATCGCTTACCCGCTTATAGTCTGCATCAAGAAATCCATCCCTGGCGCCGTCTCCTACCCCGGATTCGCCTCTACAAGTTTCAGAGAGGAAACGAACCTACAATAACTCTATCCGGCCGCACTAACAGAAAAGCCATGTTCCTGTTCCACGGATCAGAACTGGCGAAACGTCGTGACCCACGGCTCATCGGCAAAGCCTCTAACGGAAGTCGTTTTCCTGGCCCACATCACAGGACCTGGCAATACGTACAGCAGGCAAAAGCAAATTAACGCACCGTCCTTATATCTCCAGAAAAGTAACTGGAACAAATCCCGAGACCTTATTGATCGGCACAGATATAGGGATCAGGTGCGCTCGTGTGTAGAAACTCCACGTCCGCTTATAGCCCACTCACATGGCACTTTTACCGATGTGAAGGAAAGACATAGAAAAATGGTGGGAATGGACTCTCATGTAAGAGCCTGGGAGGATATCAGGTGCACCGGGGACGATTAACCACACATTTTCAGTTAATCGTCACTAACCAATATAATACTAAAAAAAACCCAGTGTTCATCTCTGAGAAAGCCCAAGGAACAAAATAGAAGAGATAATATATGTACTACACAGGAAAAGATTTGCACGGTGGGAAGTTTCTTCACTTTAAACTCCTTTCTAATGATTCAAAGCATCTAAGCTAGATGTGTTTCAGTTATGCATTACAAGGAACCAAGAAGTGAACGCTGATCTGTTACTCTACTTGGTCCGTTACAAAATGTTGTAATGCAGTACTGAAGTTACAACATAGTTATATATTAGTAGTAGATAAGTGCATGCAGAAACATCACTCCTCGATCACAATCTCCATGTCCATGTCAGATCGTCTGCCCCTGCGCCCAAGAACCTCGCCATTGGCGAGCCTCTGCAGGTCAACAACAGAGAGCTGATCAAGCCATCTCACAACATGGTTTGCTGCATGGAGTTCATAGGCAGGGTGCCGGCTTGCAACCGCCACACACCTCATCCCAGCAGTATGCGCAGACTCTGTCGTCAAGTTTGAGCTACCCATCACAAGACAAACATCAGGCTCAAGACCAAGCTGCTCTGCTGCAACCTCAAACATCTCACCCTCGGGTTTCCCTCGGCGGAAGTCCTCCGCCGCCACTACGACATCGAAATAGCCTTGCAGGCCAACAGCTTTTATGCCTTCTTCCAGGTTCATTTTTGGGCGAGAAGCCGTTACTGCTATTGGAATGTCAGAATCCACAAGGGCGTTCAAGAAGTCAAGAACACCTGGTCGCAGCTGGTAGAAAGTGCCTCGGAGTTTCTGATATATTACCTCCTTGCGTGCTGCTAACCTTTCAATTTCTTTTGCATCTTTCGACCAACTTAAGACTTCTGAGATAGCCTGATCAGTTCTCATTCCCTCAATTTCCTTCAGCATT
This region of Triticum aestivum cultivar Chinese Spring chromosome 2D, IWGSC CS RefSeq v2.1, whole genome shotgun sequence genomic DNA includes:
- the LOC123054210 gene encoding 5-amino-6-(5-phospho-D-ribitylamino)uracil phosphatase, chloroplastic, whose product is MISSISLLDSSHQLIHKLYRKCWPSNSNAKLNMHSTAKSGGKSMRLKMALLKPHATDFKRNHQAHEEDNVFYKLVYRLPESLSCLYASQKPVRKKKQQKQGTVPSNRFGVILEWEGVVVEDDDPDLEPRVWYVLSLEEAKSFPPDEMLKEIEGMRTDQAISEVLSWSKDAKEIERLAARKEVIYQKLRGTFYQLRPGVLDFLNALVDSDIPIAVTASRPKMNLEEGIKAVGLQGYFDVVVAAEDFRRGKPEGEMFEVAAEQLGLEPDVCLVMGSSNLTTESAHTAGMRCVAVASRHPAYELHAANHVVRWLDQLSVVDLQRLANGEVLGRRGRRSDMDMEIVIEE